TGAATTTGTCCTTGAGAGATCAGCTCTACAGGATCAGTGAGCATTAGGGCCAGAGGGCCGAAGCTTCATGAAGTctgtaaacaaaagaaaaatttaaaaactagggcagcattttttctaaataatggaaaaattaaacGTTAAGTGTCAGGACATTCTTGGTAAGGAAGAGATAAAATACTACTAGGATTAATTAAGCACATTAGTAGAACCATGGTGTATACTTTGAGGAAAATATGCTACAGCAAAAAAGGTTTAAGAGAAAAACCTGTCCTTGTAAGATGAGGGACTGAATTTGCCTCAACACTATTATCACCAAACCAGTGGGAAGTGTTTTGTCCTGTTCTGAAGCCAGCTCCTTCTCTTCTGTGAGTAGAGccagcatctctctctctgtctctctctctctctctctctctctctctctctcacacacacacacacacacacacacacacacacacacacacaggatttccTCTTAAGTAGAGGGGCTGACGTGGTCGGGAAACAGAAGGTTCACTGACTGTTCAGGGAGCCAAGCCCTGCGGAACAGATAAAGTGAGCAAATACAAGGTGTCAGGTAGGAGGTCTATACTCTAAGTCTGGAGTCCTCCAGAATAGTGGGGGATGGAACGTGTTGGCTTCTGAAAGTCATCCCCTTGTCTTGATCAGTCCTTTGAGCatcaaggaaggaaggcaggaaggctaACTTGAAATTGGCTTCTGGCCAGCTAGTAGAGGGGGGACTTCCAAGACGTGTAGCGACAGGAAGTCACGCCGTGTGCTCTTACGCTGCCATCAACGAGAGCTCAGATGTTACCCTTTCGCGTGAAGCTGCTGATGTCTGATGAGAGTTGAACTCtgactgaaggctttcccacagtcGTTACATTTGTACGGCTTCTCTCTCGTGTGAGTTCTCTGGTGAACGATGAGGGAGGAGCTCCGACCGAAGCCCTTCCCGCACTCTCCACACTCATGGGGCTTTTCTCCGGTGTGGATCCTCTGGTGTTCGCTAAGGGACGAGCTTCTGCTGAACACCTTCCCGCAGCCGCTGCACGCGTAGGGGCTGTCCCCGGTGTGCGTCCTCTGGTGCTCAACGAGGGAGGAGATCCAGCTGAAAGCTCTCCCGCATTCGCGACACGCGTACGGGTTCTCGCCGGTGTGTGTGCGCTGATGCTGAATTACGGTTGACCGGTCACCGAAGGCTTTCCCGCACTCGTTACATTTGTAAGGTCTTTCTTGGGTGTGAGTTCGCTGATGCTGACTGAGGTTAGTGCTTCGGCTAAAGGCTTTCCCGCACGCACCGCATTCATACGGTTTCTCTCCCGTGTGGATCCTCCGGTGTAGACTAAGGTGAGTACTCCGGCTGAAAGCCTTTCCGCACTCACCGCATTCATAcggcttctctccagtgtgagttctctgatgttCGAGAAGGTGTGTGCTTCGGCTGAAGGTTTTCCCACACTCGTGGCATTCAAAAGGCTTTTCTCCACCATGAGTTCTACTGTGGACCATAAGGTCTGACTGGTAACTGAAGGCTTTGCCACATTCATTGCATTTACAGGGTTTCTTCTGTGGGAAGagtttttggtgttgaattaAGTCTGAATTGTCTTCGAAGTGTTTTCTAGATATGGGGGATCTAGCTCCCTCTGGAGTTTTCTGCTGAGTATTAACTTCTGAGCTCGGGCTAAATTCACTAGATTCGGGACCTCTCTCCCTCGTGAAAATTTCCTTGAGGGTCACTGACACTTTTCTGATCGCTGTTTTCCCAAAAGAAGATGTCTTCCGTACGGGACATTTTGTCTGCCTTGACAACTGGCCCCCACTTTTACAGGCTTCTTCATTCGTACGACCTTGGGCAGTCTTCCCTCTGAGACCTTCCATTGCTGACCCTGAAAACTCTATTCTTCGGCAATAGCCTGATTGGTGTTGATGCTTTGGCTCAGTTCAAATCTCCCTATCTGAAAGACATTTAAAGTGCAAATGTCACCTGCCTCACCTGCCTCTAGTGTGGAGACCAAGGGAAAGAAGccatcaggggaaaaaaaaaaaaagacagcaaattTGCAATTCACACCTAGTGTCAGCTTTCagtggggagaaaataaaaagggacaGTTGAAGGGAAGTGCACAGGGGCAGAAGAGCTAGCAGGCCGAGATCCTATAATAGGCACGGTGAGCACAGAGACATCaagaagcagggggagggaggcgggtACTATGCTGagccaaaaaaatggaaatgagcaGGTAGACCAGCTGATGAGTGGAGAGCAGGGCCTCGAAAGGACAATGAGCTGTTAGTTACTGCAGCCGATGAGTGGTAGTaaatgggaagaagggaaggggtgaGAACAGACTCAGTGTAGAAGAGAGCCCCTCTGAAAAAGCAAAAAGTGCAGGATGACTCTATCAAGTGTGAATGCAATCATTCTCTTGGCCCTGAGAGACAACAGGATTTAAGTAACTACAGCACTGCCACCGCCATGggtcccccagccctccctccaaCCGGTTAGGTGTTCTGAGCAAGTCTACTACCCGAGACTATCCGAGTTCATCTCCACAGAGGTCATCTAGGCCAGCTCGCGTGTGACAAACAGAAAGCAGACTGGGTAGCTTCAGTCACCTGGCGAATTACAAGAGCTTAGACTGGAACTGACATCTCCTAAGTATCACATTGGCGGTCTTTTCAATGATATCACTCACCTAGACAGGGATTTTCGGTCACTGAAGATCCGGCATCCACCGCTGTCTCCTCCCTCCGACCGAATGACCAAAGCAGTTCACATGCTGGGATTCCTGCTGATGGGAAATGATGTAACACAGGGCTAGTCAGAGCTCGGTCTTAATGCTTCGATGTACAGAAAAGACACTGCCAACTTTCAGAGGCTGTGGCAGGAGGGGCTGGCGAAAACGGCTGTGTGACAGGAGCTAAAACTGGGCTCCAAAAGGTTATATACATCTGCATCAGAATCCCTTCTAGAGCTTGTTGCTCGAGATATCTTGGCTTTGCCTCAGGCCTAGCAGGTATGATATGGGGCCCAGACATTTGTATTCAGTAAGTTCTTCTAACTTAACAAGTAGAACTGTCCCCAAAGAACCTTAGAAACCTACTCTAAGTGGCCTGAGAAATGTGCTGGCTGAAACCAGCCTCCCCCTCACCCGACATTCCTCACGTAGGAGGGTCTAGAACAGAAGCTCCGCTTCCCACAGACTTCCTGCTGCCGGCAGGGCCGGCACTTCCCAAGGATCTCAAGGCTCCCAGGTACTAGGCGGCTAGCTTCTCAGACGCGCCCTGTTAAACAGCCGGCACCCCACAGACTGCCTGGCACCAAGCGGTCTATTTACGCCCCGCCGACAGGGCTGTGCTTACACTGGCTCGTAAGGGAAGAGCGGCAAGGCCCTCTGCCGGGACGCTGACCCGTGCCGAGTGACCGGCGGAGCACCCCAGCTGCCACAACCTTCCTGCTGGGAAAATGGGAGAATGTGGGAATCCGCGGCTTTTCTTCTCCCCCATCTCTGGACTCCCAAGTTTCCCCACTGAAGCTTTTTCTTTAAGCCATTCTCGCGTGGACTCATCTGGAGCCCCTGTGCTCGACAACAGGCTGCAAACCGTGTAAC
The sequence above is a segment of the Prionailurus bengalensis isolate Pbe53 chromosome B2, Fcat_Pben_1.1_paternal_pri, whole genome shotgun sequence genome. Coding sequences within it:
- the ZNF391 gene encoding zinc finger protein 391; the protein is MEGLRGKTAQGRTNEEACKSGGQLSRQTKCPVRKTSSFGKTAIRKVSVTLKEIFTRERGPESSEFSPSSEVNTQQKTPEGARSPISRKHFEDNSDLIQHQKLFPQKKPCKCNECGKAFSYQSDLMVHSRTHGGEKPFECHECGKTFSRSTHLLEHQRTHTGEKPYECGECGKAFSRSTHLSLHRRIHTGEKPYECGACGKAFSRSTNLSQHQRTHTQERPYKCNECGKAFGDRSTVIQHQRTHTGENPYACRECGRAFSWISSLVEHQRTHTGDSPYACSGCGKVFSRSSSLSEHQRIHTGEKPHECGECGKGFGRSSSLIVHQRTHTREKPYKCNDCGKAFSQSSTLIRHQQLHAKG